In the Thauera sedimentorum genome, one interval contains:
- a CDS encoding NAD+ synthase, whose protein sequence is MNTTLSIAVAQLNFTVGDLVGNADRIIDALARARAEGADLLLTPELALSGYPPEDLLLRPDFYRACAREIERILPHTQGITLVLGHPEERGRQRFNAASVIRDGVVQAVYHKLLLPNYEVFDEERYFDPGMAACVFSLKGVSLGVNICADVWEPGPAELARKAGAQALLVLNASPYHMNKQASRYEVLRARVAVTGMPVLYCNMVGGQDELVFDGASFALDGKGGLAWQVPSFDERVDVVRFAEGRWLPGAKAEPRTLEAEVYEALKWGVRDYLGKNRFPGAIIGLSGGIDSALTLAVAVDALGAERVRAVMMPSPYTAQMSLDDSREMVRRLGVRYDEIPIEPAMQAFGGLLAEQFAGLPADTTEENLQSRIRGMILMALSNKTGAIVLTTGNKSEMATGYATLYGDMAGGFAVLKDLYKTFVFRLSRWRNTQGEVIPPNIIARPPSAELKPDQTDQDTLPPYDVLDAIIQAYMERDESPREIIAAGYPEEDVRRTVAMLKRNEYKRRQAPVGIRVTRRGFGRDWRYPITSRYQDEF, encoded by the coding sequence ATGAATACCACGCTTTCGATCGCTGTCGCACAGCTCAATTTCACCGTTGGCGACCTCGTCGGCAACGCCGACCGCATCATCGACGCGCTGGCGCGCGCGCGCGCCGAAGGTGCCGACCTGCTGCTCACCCCGGAACTGGCGCTGTCCGGCTATCCGCCCGAAGACCTGCTGCTGCGGCCGGACTTCTACCGCGCCTGCGCGCGCGAGATCGAACGCATCCTGCCGCATACCCAGGGCATCACCCTGGTCCTCGGCCATCCCGAGGAGCGCGGCCGGCAGCGTTTCAACGCGGCCTCGGTGATCCGCGACGGCGTGGTGCAGGCGGTGTATCACAAGCTCCTGCTGCCCAACTACGAGGTCTTCGACGAAGAGCGCTACTTCGATCCGGGCATGGCGGCGTGCGTGTTCAGCCTCAAGGGCGTCAGCCTGGGCGTGAACATCTGTGCGGACGTATGGGAGCCGGGTCCGGCCGAACTGGCCCGCAAGGCCGGGGCGCAGGCGCTGCTGGTGCTCAACGCCTCGCCCTATCACATGAACAAGCAGGCCAGCCGCTATGAAGTGCTGCGCGCCCGCGTGGCCGTCACCGGCATGCCGGTGCTGTACTGCAACATGGTCGGCGGGCAGGACGAACTGGTGTTCGACGGCGCCTCCTTCGCGCTCGACGGCAAGGGAGGGCTGGCCTGGCAGGTGCCGTCCTTCGACGAGCGGGTGGACGTGGTGCGCTTTGCCGAGGGGCGCTGGTTGCCGGGAGCCAAGGCCGAGCCGCGCACGCTGGAGGCCGAGGTCTACGAGGCGCTCAAGTGGGGGGTGCGCGACTACCTGGGCAAGAACCGCTTCCCTGGCGCGATCATCGGCCTGTCCGGCGGTATCGACTCCGCGCTGACGCTGGCGGTTGCGGTCGATGCGCTCGGCGCCGAGCGGGTGCGCGCGGTGATGATGCCCTCGCCCTACACCGCGCAGATGAGCCTGGACGACTCGCGCGAAATGGTCCGCCGGCTGGGCGTGCGCTACGACGAGATCCCGATCGAGCCGGCGATGCAGGCCTTCGGCGGCCTGCTCGCGGAGCAGTTCGCCGGCCTGCCGGCCGACACCACGGAGGAGAACCTGCAGAGCCGCATCCGCGGGATGATCCTGATGGCGCTGTCCAACAAGACCGGCGCCATCGTGCTGACCACCGGCAACAAGAGCGAGATGGCCACCGGCTATGCCACGCTGTACGGCGACATGGCCGGCGGTTTCGCGGTGCTCAAGGATCTGTACAAGACCTTCGTGTTCCGGCTTTCGCGCTGGCGCAACACCCAGGGCGAGGTGATCCCGCCCAACATCATCGCCCGCCCGCCATCCGCCGAACTCAAGCCCGACCAGACCGACCAGGACACGCTGCCGCCCTACGACGTGCTCGACGCGATCATCCAGGCCTACATGGAGCGCGACGAGTCGCCGCGCGAGATCATCGCCGCCGGCTATCCGGAAGAGGACGTACGGCGCACCGTGGCGATGCTCAAGCGCAACGAATACAAGCGCCGCCAGGCGCCGGTGGGCATCCGCGTGACCCGCCGCGGCTTCGGCAGGGACTGGCGTTATCCGATAACATCGCGCTACCAGGACGAATTCTGA
- a CDS encoding P-II family nitrogen regulator — MKKIEAVIKPFKLDEVREALSEVGITGLTVTEVKGFGRQKGHTELYRGAEYVVDFLPKIKVEIVIGDDLVEQATEAIIKAARTGKIGDGKIFVMPVEQVVRIRTGETDEAAI, encoded by the coding sequence ATGAAGAAGATCGAAGCCGTCATCAAGCCCTTCAAGCTCGACGAGGTGCGCGAGGCGCTCTCCGAAGTGGGCATCACCGGCCTGACCGTGACCGAGGTCAAGGGCTTCGGCCGCCAGAAGGGCCATACCGAGCTGTATCGAGGCGCCGAGTACGTGGTGGACTTCCTGCCCAAGATCAAGGTCGAGATCGTCATCGGCGACGACCTGGTGGAGCAGGCCACCGAGGCTATCATCAAGGCCGCGCGTACCGGCAAGATCGGCGACGGCAAGATCTTCGTGATGCCGGTCGAGCAGGTGGTGCGCATCCGCACCGGCGAGACCGACGAAGCGGCGATCTGA
- a CDS encoding Smr/MutS family protein, producing the protein MSRRARPRPPERPAAAAGDAQPAPLRALADLKALRKKPQSPLMRAWEAARDRHKQTAPPAPAEEPPPPTGPSADERALFRSAMSEVQPLAARHARVETGATPPPPLPLRRHADESATLHESLHTPLSFEDRLDIGEEAAFLRPGLPRRVLSDLRRGRWVLQGEVDLHGLTRDEAREALGRFLQASLQRGRRCVRVIHGKGLGSPGRVSILKQLSRGWLAQREEILAFCQAGPHAGGSGALLVLLRAPGGARDKTQGV; encoded by the coding sequence ATGTCGCGCCGCGCCCGCCCCCGCCCGCCGGAACGGCCCGCGGCGGCGGCCGGCGACGCGCAGCCGGCGCCGCTGCGCGCCCTCGCCGACCTGAAGGCGCTGCGCAAGAAGCCGCAAAGTCCGCTGATGCGCGCCTGGGAAGCAGCCCGGGACCGCCACAAGCAGACCGCCCCACCCGCCCCGGCGGAGGAGCCGCCGCCTCCCACTGGCCCCAGCGCCGACGAACGCGCGCTGTTTCGCAGCGCCATGAGCGAAGTCCAGCCGCTGGCGGCGCGCCACGCGCGCGTGGAGACCGGCGCCACGCCACCGCCCCCCCTGCCCTTGCGCCGCCACGCCGACGAGTCGGCCACGCTGCACGAGTCGCTGCACACCCCGCTCAGTTTCGAAGATCGCCTGGACATCGGCGAGGAAGCCGCCTTCCTGCGCCCCGGTCTGCCGCGCCGTGTTCTCAGCGACCTGCGTCGCGGGCGCTGGGTGCTGCAGGGCGAAGTCGACCTGCACGGCCTGACCCGCGACGAGGCGCGCGAGGCGCTCGGCCGCTTCCTGCAGGCCAGCCTGCAGCGCGGGCGGCGCTGCGTGCGGGTGATTCATGGCAAGGGACTGGGATCGCCGGGACGGGTATCGATCCTCAAGCAGCTCTCGCGCGGCTGGCTGGCGCAGCGCGAGGAGATCCTCGCCTTCTGCCAGGCCGGCCCGCATGCCGGCGGTTCCGGTGCGCTGCTGGTGTTGCTGCGGGCGCCGGGCGGCGCCCGGGACAAGACTCAGGGCGTGTAG
- the trxB gene encoding thioredoxin-disulfide reductase produces MTTKHARLLILGSGPAGYTAAVYAARANLDPVLITGLAQGGQLMTTTEVDNWPADADGVMGPDLMARFQKHAERFNTEMIFDHIHTAKLQERPFRLIGDAGEYTCDALIIATGATAKYLGLPSEEKFSGRGVSACATCDGFFYKNQDVAVIGGGNTAVEEALYLANIAKKVTLVHRRDKFRAEKIMVDKLMEKVAAGKIELALDSALDEVLGDNTGVTGMRIRDLKTDATRDVALQGVFIAIGHKPNTDIFEGQLEMENGYLITQGGREGNATQTSIPGVFAAGDVQDHIYRQAVTSAGTGCMAALDAERYLDALGNVS; encoded by the coding sequence ATGACCACCAAGCACGCCCGCCTGCTCATCCTCGGTTCCGGCCCGGCCGGCTACACCGCTGCCGTCTACGCCGCACGCGCCAACCTCGACCCGGTGCTGATCACCGGGCTTGCGCAGGGCGGCCAGCTGATGACCACCACCGAGGTGGACAACTGGCCGGCCGATGCCGACGGCGTGATGGGCCCGGACCTGATGGCGCGTTTCCAGAAGCACGCGGAGCGCTTCAACACCGAGATGATCTTCGACCACATCCACACCGCGAAGCTGCAGGAGCGCCCCTTCCGCCTGATCGGCGACGCCGGCGAGTACACCTGCGACGCGCTGATCATCGCCACCGGCGCCACCGCCAAGTACCTCGGCCTGCCCTCGGAAGAGAAATTCTCCGGGCGCGGCGTGTCGGCCTGCGCCACCTGCGACGGTTTCTTCTACAAGAACCAGGACGTCGCGGTGATCGGCGGCGGCAATACCGCGGTGGAAGAGGCGCTGTATCTCGCCAACATCGCCAAGAAGGTGACCCTGGTGCACCGGCGCGACAAGTTCCGCGCCGAGAAGATCATGGTCGACAAGCTCATGGAGAAGGTCGCCGCCGGCAAGATCGAGCTGGCCCTGGACTCCGCGCTGGACGAGGTACTGGGCGACAACACCGGCGTGACCGGGATGCGCATCCGCGACCTCAAGACCGACGCCACCCGCGACGTCGCCCTGCAGGGCGTGTTCATCGCCATCGGCCACAAGCCCAACACCGACATCTTCGAAGGTCAACTGGAGATGGAGAACGGCTACCTGATCACCCAGGGCGGACGTGAGGGCAATGCCACGCAGACCAGCATTCCCGGCGTGTTCGCCGCCGGCGACGTGCAGGACCACATTTACCGCCAGGCGGTCACCTCGGCCGGCACCGGCTGCATGGCCGCGCTCGACGCCGAACGCTACCTGGATGCGCTCGGCAACGTGAGCTGA
- a CDS encoding Crp/Fnr family transcriptional regulator translates to MSQPTAVSTIALKTFSLFQGLSDEVLSTVAHCSMMRRFPRGQAVVLAGDRSDFVYFVLTGSLKVVVSDEDGREVILSILGQGELFGEMAIFGEQPRSASVVAVTPSDLVMIPKQDFRQIMKDNFEVAWRIMCNLAERLRNADRKIESLALMDVYGRVARLLLEMAEEHGGEMIVVRKISKQDIAKMIGASREMVSRVMKDLSVQGLIEEGERGIVLRERLNDV, encoded by the coding sequence ATGAGCCAGCCGACCGCCGTTTCCACCATCGCCTTGAAGACCTTCTCCCTGTTCCAGGGCTTGTCCGACGAGGTCCTCTCCACGGTGGCGCACTGTTCGATGATGCGGCGCTTTCCGCGCGGGCAGGCGGTGGTGCTCGCAGGCGACCGCAGCGACTTCGTTTATTTCGTGCTGACCGGCAGCCTCAAGGTGGTGGTCAGCGACGAGGACGGGCGCGAGGTGATCCTGTCCATTCTCGGCCAGGGCGAGTTGTTCGGCGAGATGGCGATCTTCGGCGAGCAGCCGCGCTCGGCCTCGGTGGTGGCGGTCACGCCCTCCGACCTGGTGATGATCCCCAAGCAGGATTTCCGCCAGATCATGAAGGACAACTTCGAGGTCGCCTGGCGCATCATGTGCAATCTGGCCGAGCGCCTGCGCAACGCCGACCGCAAGATCGAGAGCCTGGCCCTGATGGACGTGTACGGCCGGGTGGCGCGTCTGCTGCTGGAAATGGCCGAGGAACACGGCGGCGAGATGATCGTGGTGCGCAAGATCTCCAAGCAGGACATCGCCAAGATGATCGGCGCCTCGCGCGAGATGGTCAGCAGGGTGATGAAGGATCTCAGCGTCCAGGGGCTGATCGAGGAAGGCGAGCGCGGCATCGTGCTGCGCGAGCGCCTCAACGACGTCTGA
- a CDS encoding DNA translocase FtsK yields MLSRSASRSQPLPEKISLLLQEAKWLALGVLSLYIGLILLGYSKTDPGWSHAAEVARVSNPGGRFGAWLADLLFYLFGLSAWWWVIFLGYGLAWGFRRLRHAYQADRRSFFIVLAGFFVVLLSSSALESLRFHTHGAALPLAPGGLVGVELGAAVQRYLGFTGGTLMLLALLASGLSLFSGISWFTVIERVGLGLEQAWLAAQHAYYTWQDRRAGRELAQKREAVVETKRRKTVEAPPPQLRIEPAVVEVPKSERVQKERQQTLFADHAEGGLPPLALLDEPAGNGEPPSAESLAFTSRLIESKLGEFGVEVKVLAAYPGPVITRYEIEPATGVKGSQVVNLAKDLARALSLISIRVVETVPGKSCMALELPNPKRQTVRLSEIVGSKVFHDMHSPLTVVLGKDIGGLPVVADLAKMPHLLVAGTTGSGKSVGINAMILSLLYKSEPERVRLIMVDPKMLELSIYEGIPHLLAPVVTDMKHAANALNWCVVEMDKRYKLMAAVGVRNLAGFNKAVAEAAKAGAPLTNPFSITPESPEPIEQLPHIVVVVDELADLMMVAGKKIEELIARLAQKARAAGIHLILATQRPSVDVITGLIKANVPTRIAFQVSSKIDSRTILDQMGAEALLGMGDMLYLPPGTGLPVRVHGAFVADEEVHKVVEHLKKMGPPDYVEGILSAPEDDMEAALGGGGGEGGDEADPLYDQAVEVVVKTRRPSISLVQRHLRIGYNRAARLIEQMERAGLVSAMGSNGNREVIVPPKEGD; encoded by the coding sequence ATGCTGTCCCGTTCCGCTTCACGTTCCCAACCGCTTCCCGAGAAGATTTCGCTCCTGCTGCAGGAGGCGAAGTGGCTCGCGCTCGGCGTGCTGTCGCTGTACATCGGCCTGATCCTGCTCGGCTACAGCAAGACCGACCCGGGCTGGTCGCATGCGGCCGAAGTCGCGCGCGTGAGCAATCCCGGCGGGCGCTTCGGCGCATGGCTGGCGGACCTGCTGTTCTACCTGTTCGGGCTCTCCGCCTGGTGGTGGGTGATCTTTCTCGGATACGGGCTGGCCTGGGGTTTTCGCCGTTTGCGCCATGCCTACCAGGCGGACCGGCGTTCCTTCTTCATCGTCCTGGCCGGTTTCTTCGTGGTGCTGCTGAGCAGCAGCGCGCTCGAGTCCCTGCGTTTCCATACGCATGGCGCCGCGCTGCCGCTGGCGCCTGGCGGGCTGGTCGGCGTGGAACTGGGCGCCGCGGTGCAACGCTATCTGGGTTTCACCGGCGGCACGCTGATGTTGCTGGCCCTGCTCGCCTCGGGCCTGTCGCTGTTCTCCGGCATCTCCTGGTTCACCGTGATCGAGCGGGTCGGTCTGGGACTGGAGCAGGCCTGGTTGGCTGCCCAGCATGCCTACTACACCTGGCAGGACCGTCGGGCCGGCCGCGAACTCGCGCAGAAGCGCGAGGCGGTGGTCGAGACCAAGCGTCGCAAGACGGTGGAGGCGCCGCCGCCGCAACTGCGCATCGAGCCGGCGGTGGTCGAGGTGCCCAAGTCCGAGCGCGTGCAGAAGGAGCGCCAGCAGACCCTGTTTGCCGACCACGCGGAAGGCGGGCTGCCGCCGCTCGCGCTGCTCGACGAACCGGCCGGCAACGGCGAGCCGCCGTCGGCCGAATCGCTGGCCTTCACCTCGCGGCTGATCGAATCCAAGCTCGGCGAGTTCGGCGTCGAGGTCAAGGTGCTGGCCGCCTATCCGGGCCCGGTGATCACCCGCTACGAGATCGAGCCGGCCACCGGGGTAAAGGGCAGCCAGGTGGTCAATCTGGCCAAGGATCTCGCCCGCGCACTGTCGCTGATTTCCATCCGCGTGGTCGAGACGGTGCCGGGCAAGTCATGCATGGCGCTGGAACTGCCCAACCCCAAGCGCCAGACCGTGCGCCTGTCGGAGATCGTCGGCTCCAAGGTCTTCCACGACATGCATTCGCCGCTCACCGTGGTGCTCGGCAAGGACATCGGCGGCCTGCCGGTGGTGGCCGACCTCGCCAAGATGCCGCACCTGCTGGTGGCCGGCACCACCGGTTCGGGCAAGTCTGTGGGCATCAACGCGATGATCCTGTCGCTGCTCTACAAGAGCGAGCCCGAGCGGGTGCGGCTGATCATGGTCGACCCGAAGATGCTGGAGCTGTCCATCTACGAAGGCATCCCGCACCTGCTCGCGCCGGTGGTCACCGACATGAAGCACGCCGCCAACGCGCTGAACTGGTGCGTGGTGGAGATGGACAAGCGCTACAAGCTGATGGCCGCGGTCGGCGTGCGCAACCTGGCGGGCTTCAACAAGGCGGTGGCGGAGGCGGCCAAGGCCGGCGCGCCGCTCACCAATCCGTTCTCGATCACCCCGGAGAGCCCGGAGCCGATCGAGCAACTGCCGCACATCGTGGTGGTGGTGGACGAGCTCGCCGACCTGATGATGGTGGCGGGCAAGAAGATCGAAGAGTTGATTGCCCGCCTGGCGCAGAAGGCGCGCGCGGCCGGCATCCATCTCATCCTTGCCACCCAGCGCCCCTCGGTGGACGTGATTACCGGCCTGATCAAGGCCAACGTGCCGACCCGCATCGCCTTCCAGGTCTCCAGCAAGATCGACTCGCGCACCATCCTCGACCAGATGGGCGCCGAGGCCCTGCTGGGCATGGGCGACATGCTCTACCTGCCGCCGGGCACCGGCCTGCCGGTGCGGGTGCACGGTGCCTTCGTTGCCGACGAGGAAGTGCACAAGGTGGTCGAACACCTCAAGAAGATGGGGCCGCCGGATTACGTGGAAGGCATCCTCTCCGCGCCCGAGGACGACATGGAGGCCGCGCTGGGCGGTGGCGGCGGCGAGGGCGGCGACGAGGCCGATCCGCTCTACGACCAGGCCGTCGAAGTGGTCGTCAAGACCCGGCGGCCGTCGATCTCCCTGGTGCAGCGCCACCTGCGCATCGGCTACAACCGTGCCGCGCGCCTGATCGAGCAGATGGAGCGCGCCGGACTGGTGAGCGCCATGGGCAGCAACGGCAACCGTGAAGTGATCGTTCCGCCCAAGGAGGGCGACTGA